In the genome of Ancylomarina subtilis, one region contains:
- a CDS encoding reductive dehalogenase, giving the protein MAKKEIKLNENDPAVSRRDFLKIGSAGAVLGAVGLSSITKDAAANRLDKHLVDELVTIHDEFPVEVRADYVPPRNWDHVQYRSFFADAVKAIGEEVDDEIVADGQAFAQKMNFAYDDSKIGYTKTDKALLAGAWAMNNFSAGPSPAGVPDFGVNTWEQKTKKNPHALFDNDYVAKEKATFKSKQEAANQIKRAAKLYGADLVGITRRDKRWDYSKFLNPIPPLARKAFAGPPSPEQLEELHNWGPDKFVTDWSDFPFVPKTVIVMAFEMDYEGISTSPSLVGSAAAGAGYSKMAKTPYQLAVYLKNLGYQAVSAGNDMGLSVPYAIAAGLGEGSRLGQVVSYKYGPRVRLAKVYTDFDFVEYDTPKSFGVMDFCKKCMRCADACPTKAISYDKEPSFDPTHENKDNAWYNIKGVKKYHVDARKCFKLWGELGDDCGMCMASCPYNKPNFWHHRLVDSITAAMPGPVHSFMRQMDEVFGYGNVEDHESIKKFYSPKGKSYDGH; this is encoded by the coding sequence ATGGCTAAAAAAGAAATTAAACTCAATGAAAATGATCCAGCAGTTAGCAGGAGAGATTTTCTAAAAATCGGAAGTGCTGGCGCCGTTCTGGGTGCAGTCGGCTTATCATCCATTACAAAAGACGCCGCAGCTAATAGACTAGATAAACATTTAGTTGATGAATTAGTTACGATACACGACGAATTTCCCGTTGAGGTCAGAGCGGATTATGTGCCCCCACGTAATTGGGATCATGTTCAGTATCGTTCATTCTTTGCTGATGCTGTAAAAGCAATTGGTGAAGAAGTTGATGATGAAATTGTAGCAGATGGACAAGCATTTGCTCAGAAAATGAATTTCGCCTACGACGACTCTAAAATCGGATATACAAAAACTGATAAAGCACTTTTGGCAGGAGCATGGGCCATGAATAATTTTTCAGCTGGTCCAAGCCCAGCAGGAGTTCCAGATTTTGGTGTAAATACCTGGGAGCAAAAAACTAAAAAAAATCCACATGCATTATTCGACAACGACTATGTGGCAAAAGAAAAAGCGACATTTAAAAGTAAACAAGAAGCTGCCAACCAAATAAAAAGAGCCGCTAAACTTTACGGTGCCGATCTTGTTGGAATTACTCGCAGAGACAAAAGATGGGATTATAGTAAATTCCTTAATCCTATCCCCCCTCTTGCAAGAAAAGCATTTGCTGGCCCACCAAGTCCTGAACAACTTGAAGAATTACATAACTGGGGTCCTGACAAATTTGTTACAGATTGGAGCGATTTCCCATTTGTTCCAAAAACTGTTATCGTTATGGCTTTCGAGATGGATTACGAAGGGATCTCAACTTCTCCATCATTAGTAGGAAGTGCTGCTGCAGGTGCGGGGTATTCCAAAATGGCTAAAACACCTTACCAATTAGCTGTTTATTTGAAAAACCTGGGTTATCAGGCTGTTTCGGCAGGAAACGATATGGGATTAAGTGTGCCATACGCAATTGCTGCTGGACTGGGAGAAGGATCTCGTCTTGGGCAGGTTGTTTCTTATAAATATGGACCTCGTGTTCGATTAGCAAAGGTGTATACAGACTTCGATTTTGTTGAGTATGATACACCAAAATCTTTTGGTGTCATGGATTTTTGCAAAAAATGTATGCGTTGTGCCGATGCCTGTCCAACAAAAGCAATTTCGTACGATAAAGAACCATCTTTCGATCCAACTCACGAGAATAAAGACAATGCATGGTACAACATTAAAGGTGTAAAGAAATATCATGTTGATGCACGAAAATGCTTCAAACTATGGGGAGAACTGGGAGATGATTGTGGTATGTGTATGGCTTCATGCCCCTATAATAAACCAAATTTCTGGCATCACAGATTAGTTGATAGTATTACTGCAGCCATGCCTGGTCCTGTTCATAGCTTTATGCGTCAGATGGATGAAGTATTCGGCTATGGTAATGTTGAAGACCATGAATCAATTAAAAAGTTCTATAGTCCTAAAGGCAAAAGCTACGATGGACATTAA
- a CDS encoding FMN-binding protein: MKHYINGFAYITLTLAFIIGFVKSNNDQQLNKMQLITGNGLSLIKTSDHVYKALSGDKTFGYMAIGESQGYGGPLSMAVLSDKEGKIVGTQLVKNIETMSFLAKLENKKYYDQYVNKNVNDEFDLSKDIEAVSGATVSSLAIANAVRKASYNIAKDELNIATPALNKKWKVSNEEGIILLIFILGSISILFKKKKLRYASLFLGFIFLGFVFNASLSLTHFGRVILGFFPNIHTHLSWWILMAGTFSIIVISGKNVYCSSVCPFHASQILLNKVSGINLKLPTHISKILSKTPLFLLWLSLIIIFISANPTIASYEPFAMLFALEGDGVQWYILPASLIGSLFFSNFFCRFFCPVGGALGWILKKRNQVKKFILSKN, from the coding sequence ATGAAACATTACATTAATGGTTTTGCTTATATCACATTAACGCTTGCATTTATTATTGGTTTTGTTAAATCGAATAACGACCAGCAACTAAATAAAATGCAACTCATTACTGGAAATGGCTTATCACTAATAAAAACAAGTGACCATGTGTACAAAGCATTAAGTGGAGATAAAACGTTCGGATACATGGCTATAGGCGAATCGCAAGGCTACGGTGGCCCTTTATCTATGGCTGTTCTCTCAGATAAGGAAGGGAAAATAGTCGGAACCCAATTGGTTAAGAATATCGAAACCATGTCCTTTTTGGCAAAACTTGAAAACAAAAAGTATTACGATCAATATGTCAACAAAAATGTAAATGACGAATTTGACTTATCTAAAGATATTGAAGCCGTTTCAGGAGCAACAGTTAGTTCTTTAGCCATTGCCAACGCAGTCAGAAAAGCATCTTACAACATTGCCAAAGACGAACTGAACATAGCTACACCTGCTCTTAACAAAAAGTGGAAGGTATCAAATGAAGAGGGTATTATTTTACTAATATTTATATTGGGATCCATATCGATACTCTTTAAGAAAAAGAAATTACGCTATGCCAGCTTGTTTCTGGGTTTTATTTTTCTTGGTTTTGTATTCAATGCATCGCTTTCACTCACACATTTCGGTAGAGTCATACTGGGTTTTTTCCCCAATATTCATACCCACTTAAGCTGGTGGATACTGATGGCGGGAACCTTCTCGATCATAGTAATCTCCGGAAAAAACGTGTATTGTAGTTCGGTATGTCCTTTTCATGCAAGCCAGATATTACTGAATAAAGTATCGGGTATCAACCTTAAGTTACCAACACATATTTCGAAAATATTATCGAAGACACCACTGTTTTTGCTGTGGTTATCACTCATCATCATATTTATTTCTGCTAACCCAACAATTGCTTCTTACGAACCTTTTGCCATGCTGTTTGCCTTGGAAGGCGATGGCGTACAGTGGTATATTCTTCCTGCTTCGCTTATTGGATCACTCTTCTTTTCAAATTTCTTTTGTCGTTTTTTCTGCCCCGTTGGTGGCGCATTAGGATGGATATTGAAAAAGAGAAACCAGGTTAAAAAGTTTATTTTATCCAAGAATTAG
- a CDS encoding Crp/Fnr family transcriptional regulator encodes MKDQIKNYLNKYVKFTDNEIDEICSNLSLEIFPKKTFILKEGQICSCQYFIARGLVRSFYIDNKGNEKIDQFAIENWWLTNMESFINGIPSSSSIQALEETHVYILKKENLEKLYLSIPKFERFFRLITEKILIATQLRNNHYLQKKSKDRYIDLITHFPDFTQRVPQYMIASYLEITPEYLSELRKK; translated from the coding sequence ATGAAAGACCAAATCAAAAACTATCTCAACAAATACGTCAAGTTTACTGATAATGAAATAGATGAAATCTGTTCGAATTTAAGCTTAGAAATCTTTCCAAAGAAAACATTTATTCTAAAAGAAGGACAAATCTGTTCCTGCCAGTACTTTATTGCAAGAGGTTTGGTTCGTTCTTTTTATATCGATAATAAAGGAAATGAAAAAATAGACCAGTTTGCGATAGAAAATTGGTGGTTAACAAATATGGAGAGTTTCATTAACGGAATTCCATCTTCATCGTCGATTCAGGCTTTGGAAGAAACCCATGTGTATATATTAAAAAAAGAAAACTTAGAAAAGCTGTATCTTTCAATTCCAAAATTTGAACGTTTTTTTAGACTTATTACAGAAAAAATTCTGATTGCGACCCAACTTAGAAACAACCACTATCTGCAAAAGAAAAGTAAAGACAGATACATAGATTTAATTACACATTTCCCGGATTTCACTCAAAGAGTCCCACAATATATGATTGCTTCATATCTGGAAATAACACCTGAATATTTAAGTGAACTCAGAAAAAAGTAA
- a CDS encoding carboxymuconolactone decarboxylase family protein gives MERISYQDTPKNMFEKLMVVEDYLNGSPLEMSLLELIRLRTAQLNNCAYCVDMHYKELKHLGESELRLSSLCVWSETPYFSDKERKALELTEILTRDSQSTISDEYFETLLSQFSKEEICYLTIVISHLSTWAKLMKTLKFTPGKYEVKK, from the coding sequence ATGGAACGAATAAGTTATCAGGACACGCCTAAAAATATGTTCGAAAAATTAATGGTCGTTGAAGACTATCTGAATGGCTCACCACTGGAAATGTCCTTGCTCGAATTAATTAGATTAAGAACAGCACAACTAAACAATTGTGCCTATTGTGTCGATATGCATTATAAAGAATTAAAGCATTTAGGCGAAAGTGAGCTACGCCTATCTTCTCTGTGCGTATGGAGCGAAACACCCTATTTCAGTGACAAAGAAAGAAAAGCTCTTGAACTAACCGAAATATTAACCCGAGATAGTCAAAGTACAATCTCTGATGAATATTTCGAAACGCTTCTCTCCCAGTTTAGCAAAGAAGAAATTTGTTACTTAACGATTGTAATTTCTCACCTTAGCACTTGGGCCAAACTGATGAAAACATTAAAATTTACTCCCGGAAAATATGAGGTGAAAAAATAA
- a CDS encoding DUF5694 domain-containing protein translates to MKKILILLSGMMLANALFGQDAKTPPKTQIMTLGVFHLAYHNLDVQTTEKKNQISVLEEPYQSEIIAICNAIEAFKPTMIAIEKSPNEQGAIDSLYSLYKSDQFTLKKDEIYQLAFRMGKKLNLPKIHCMNNWGKHYNNMKTLFKDSIRSANLENYYFQSPDSIYMESKKSKKVSNIIDEFTQLNDPKHIKESLSVYLLNPFKYEEEAGDFTGVDFETGRWFNRNLRIFRNIQRMAQKPEERILLIIGCGHLNLLNMFLDVSKEFDLVSPLPYLEVAKKNTCTK, encoded by the coding sequence ATGAAAAAAATATTGATTCTATTGAGTGGCATGATGCTTGCCAATGCGCTATTCGGACAAGATGCGAAAACACCTCCTAAAACACAGATCATGACATTAGGAGTTTTCCATTTGGCCTATCACAATCTGGATGTACAAACAACTGAAAAAAAAAACCAGATATCTGTTCTTGAAGAGCCCTACCAGTCAGAAATAATTGCAATCTGCAATGCCATTGAGGCCTTTAAACCGACCATGATTGCAATTGAAAAATCGCCTAACGAACAAGGAGCAATTGATTCTCTATACTCATTATACAAATCAGATCAATTCACATTGAAAAAAGATGAAATCTATCAGCTAGCTTTCCGGATGGGGAAAAAATTAAACCTTCCTAAAATTCACTGTATGAATAACTGGGGCAAACATTATAACAATATGAAAACATTGTTCAAGGATAGTATCCGTTCTGCCAATCTTGAAAATTATTACTTTCAGTCACCAGACTCTATCTATATGGAGAGTAAAAAATCAAAAAAAGTCTCAAATATCATTGACGAATTCACACAATTGAATGATCCGAAACACATCAAAGAAAGCCTTTCAGTGTATTTATTAAACCCCTTTAAATACGAAGAAGAAGCGGGAGATTTTACAGGTGTTGATTTTGAGACTGGAAGATGGTTTAACCGTAATCTAAGAATTTTCAGAAACATTCAAAGAATGGCTCAAAAACCTGAAGAAAGAATCTTACTGATCATTGGCTGTGGCCACCTAAATCTCCTGAATATGTTTCTCGATGTTTCGAAAGAATTTGACTTGGTATCCCCTCTACCTTACCTGGAAGTTGCAAAAAAGAACACCTGCACAAAATAA
- a CDS encoding 3-oxoacyl-ACP synthase, whose protein sequence is MNTIKDLKGLVYHKILEDLDRKIEVIQAAIASAKESRNSDTKSSAGDKYETGREMMQIEIEKNEVLLNQTVRQRKELARIDISEEFNKVSFGSFVVTDQGMYFISIGIGKIPMNKQICYAISLASPIGGLLKNKTVGDEVDFQGRTFKISEII, encoded by the coding sequence ATGAACACGATAAAGGATCTGAAAGGCTTGGTATACCATAAAATATTAGAAGATCTTGATAGAAAGATTGAGGTGATTCAGGCAGCTATTGCCTCAGCAAAAGAATCAAGAAATAGCGATACCAAGAGCAGTGCGGGAGATAAGTACGAGACGGGGCGTGAGATGATGCAGATTGAAATTGAAAAGAATGAAGTGCTGCTGAATCAAACCGTCAGACAACGAAAAGAATTGGCTCGTATTGATATCTCAGAAGAATTCAATAAGGTATCTTTTGGTAGTTTTGTTGTGACTGATCAAGGTATGTATTTTATTTCCATTGGTATTGGTAAAATACCGATGAATAAACAAATTTGCTATGCCATATCTCTGGCATCTCCTATTGGTGGTTTATTAAAAAATAAAACTGTTGGTGATGAGGTTGACTTTCAGGGGAGGACATTTAAAATAAGCGAAATCATATAA
- a CDS encoding ArsR/SmtB family transcription factor — protein MTENEFYSDQEKQLARFAKALSHPVRVYICKLLSNQSCCYSGDLAEEVPIARSTLSQHLKELKASGLIQGEIMPPKIKYCLNKENWAKANEVFETLFKSERESNPNQ, from the coding sequence ATGACAGAAAATGAATTCTATTCCGACCAGGAAAAACAACTGGCACGTTTTGCCAAAGCACTCTCTCACCCGGTGAGAGTCTATATTTGCAAGCTCTTATCAAATCAGTCCTGTTGCTACAGTGGCGATTTGGCTGAGGAAGTGCCCATAGCCCGCTCTACCCTTTCACAGCATCTGAAAGAATTGAAAGCATCGGGCCTGATACAAGGCGAAATTATGCCTCCTAAGATTAAGTATTGCCTAAATAAAGAGAATTGGGCAAAAGCAAACGAAGTGTTTGAAACACTTTTTAAATCTGAAAGAGAAAGTAACCCAAACCAATAA
- a CDS encoding thioredoxin family protein translates to MEIKVLGPGCKKCNTLHQATQKAIEELNIEATITKVDDMMKILAYGVMSTPALVVNEKVLFSGKVPTVSEIKELIESL, encoded by the coding sequence ATGGAAATTAAAGTATTAGGGCCCGGTTGCAAAAAATGCAACACCCTGCACCAGGCAACTCAAAAAGCGATTGAAGAATTAAATATCGAAGCAACAATTACTAAGGTTGATGATATGATGAAAATTTTAGCGTATGGCGTCATGTCTACACCTGCACTTGTCGTGAACGAAAAGGTATTATTTAGTGGAAAAGTACCCACTGTATCAGAAATCAAAGAACTTATTGAATCCCTATAA
- a CDS encoding nitrophenyl compound nitroreductase subunit ArsF family protein: MKNYLTITILTLGLSLGACQSNTKKTTDKVVEKEATACVSDCSHCSSKSCGTAVAEKKNEDAGIYYFHGDRKCKTCKAVGAKAKELAEKLNVKFFDVNIDEEENKLLAKEFEATGSSLMIKHAKSGKIEDLTNFAFRNAINNPQAYLEKLESTLKSEN, from the coding sequence ATGAAAAATTATTTAACCATAACTATTCTGACTCTTGGACTTAGCTTAGGAGCTTGCCAGTCGAACACAAAAAAAACAACAGATAAAGTAGTAGAAAAAGAAGCAACAGCATGCGTATCTGACTGCTCACATTGTAGCTCAAAATCTTGCGGCACAGCAGTTGCTGAAAAAAAGAATGAAGATGCCGGTATCTACTATTTTCATGGTGACAGAAAATGCAAAACCTGTAAGGCAGTTGGAGCTAAAGCCAAAGAACTTGCAGAAAAATTAAATGTGAAATTCTTCGATGTAAACATTGATGAAGAAGAAAACAAATTGCTTGCAAAGGAATTTGAAGCTACCGGATCTAGTTTAATGATCAAACATGCAAAGTCAGGAAAGATTGAAGATCTTACAAACTTCGCGTTCCGTAATGCAATCAACAACCCTCAAGCTTATCTTGAGAAGTTGGAATCAACTCTTAAATCAGAAAACTAG
- a CDS encoding aromatic aminobenezylarsenical efflux permease ArsG family transporter — protein sequence MEYLDQLLSQTNLPILSAFILGLMTAISPCPLATNITATAYISKDLGDKKKIFLSGLIYTLGRAISYTILGVILYFGASKFNVSSFFHTYGERLLGPVLILIGIFMLDIISFNFPGVGGLTEKINGEKIKGSYWGALLLGIIFALAFCPYSGILYFGMLIPISISHADGLYLPFVYAIATGLPVIIIAYLLAFTLSGVGNFYNRVKSFEFWFRKVAAVIFILAGLYFTYIFFIQ from the coding sequence ATGGAATATCTTGATCAACTTTTGTCCCAGACTAATTTGCCCATCCTATCAGCATTCATCCTCGGTTTGATGACAGCAATAAGTCCCTGTCCTCTGGCTACAAATATTACGGCAACGGCCTACATCAGTAAAGATTTAGGCGATAAGAAAAAAATATTTCTGAGTGGACTCATTTATACTTTAGGTCGTGCTATCAGCTACACGATTTTGGGCGTTATTCTTTATTTCGGTGCGAGTAAATTTAATGTTTCATCGTTCTTCCATACGTATGGAGAACGCTTGTTAGGCCCCGTCCTGATTCTTATTGGCATTTTTATGCTCGACATTATTTCTTTTAATTTTCCCGGAGTAGGCGGTTTAACCGAAAAAATTAATGGGGAAAAGATTAAAGGAAGTTATTGGGGAGCCCTTTTACTCGGGATTATTTTTGCCTTGGCATTCTGCCCATATAGTGGTATTCTTTATTTCGGCATGCTCATCCCTATTAGTATTTCCCATGCAGATGGTTTATACCTGCCATTTGTTTATGCCATAGCAACCGGACTACCTGTTATTATCATCGCTTACCTGCTTGCCTTCACTCTATCCGGGGTTGGTAATTTTTACAATAGGGTTAAAAGCTTCGAGTTTTGGTTTAGAAAAGTGGCTGCTGTCATCTTCATTCTTGCCGGACTCTATTTCACCTATATCTTCTTTATACAATAA
- a CDS encoding permease, producing MIKSIQITNRKQLLSVLLLLPVWCLLYINLQNISDFIIDTVFKMPESHLSETLRFFIFEVPKVLLLLVLVIFGVGIIRSYFSPEKTKQALAGKSTFMGNIMAALLGVVTPFCSCSAIPLFLGFVEAGVPLGVTFSFLIAAPMVNEIALIMLVGLFGWKTAIIYTLTGLLIAILAGWVIGILKLEKYIQEWVFEVKTGQTGIDETKIRFSDRIKLGYETVKDIVGKIWLYIVIGVAIGAAAHGYVPEDFMARLMGKSVWYSVPLSILIGIPMYSNAAGIIPIVSVLIEKGASLGTALAFMMSVIGLSLPEIIILKKVLKMPLILIFIGVVATGILAVGFIFNIIY from the coding sequence ATGATCAAATCAATTCAAATCACCAATAGAAAGCAATTGCTTTCAGTACTACTTCTACTACCCGTTTGGTGTCTGCTTTATATCAACCTGCAGAACATATCCGATTTCATTATCGATACTGTTTTCAAGATGCCAGAAAGCCACCTAAGTGAAACCTTACGCTTTTTTATATTCGAAGTTCCTAAAGTCCTTCTACTTTTAGTCTTGGTTATTTTTGGTGTTGGTATTATCCGAAGCTATTTCTCTCCGGAAAAAACCAAACAAGCTTTAGCTGGTAAATCAACCTTTATGGGGAACATTATGGCAGCACTTCTAGGCGTAGTTACACCATTCTGCTCCTGCTCAGCCATTCCCCTGTTTTTAGGTTTTGTTGAAGCTGGTGTACCCTTGGGTGTTACTTTCAGCTTTCTGATTGCCGCCCCAATGGTAAACGAAATTGCCCTAATCATGCTGGTTGGACTTTTCGGATGGAAAACAGCCATCATTTATACTTTAACGGGCTTATTGATTGCCATCCTTGCCGGTTGGGTCATAGGAATTCTTAAACTTGAGAAATACATTCAGGAATGGGTTTTTGAGGTGAAGACCGGACAAACAGGAATCGATGAAACTAAAATTCGTTTTTCAGATCGAATTAAATTGGGATACGAAACCGTCAAAGATATTGTTGGGAAAATTTGGCTTTACATTGTAATTGGGGTGGCAATTGGTGCGGCTGCTCACGGCTACGTCCCTGAAGATTTTATGGCAAGGCTAATGGGGAAATCAGTATGGTATTCTGTTCCTCTATCAATTTTAATCGGGATTCCCATGTACTCAAATGCAGCTGGTATTATCCCCATCGTAAGTGTTTTAATCGAAAAAGGGGCTTCACTGGGAACCGCTTTAGCTTTTATGATGTCGGTAATTGGGCTATCCTTACCGGAAATCATTATCCTGAAAAAAGTTTTAAAGATGCCTTTAATCCTTATCTTTATTGGTGTGGTTGCAACAGGAATACTGGCTGTTGGCTTCATTTTTAATATCATCTATTAA
- a CDS encoding thiol-disulfide oxidoreductase DCC family protein, producing the protein MTESQSSNPIVLFDGICNLCNTSVRFLLAYNKKANLLFCPLQSAMANKILDDLNWKGERLNSLIFIEEEQIYTKSEAVFRISTHLIYPWKAIYHFRHLPKGFCDWIYDKIAQNRYAWFGKKSSCMIPKPDWKNRFL; encoded by the coding sequence ATGACAGAATCTCAGTCTTCGAATCCGATCGTTCTGTTCGATGGTATATGTAATCTTTGCAATACCTCAGTTAGATTCTTATTGGCTTATAACAAAAAGGCGAATCTTCTTTTTTGCCCATTGCAATCAGCTATGGCCAATAAAATACTTGATGACTTGAATTGGAAAGGAGAAAGACTGAATAGCCTCATTTTTATTGAGGAAGAACAGATCTACACAAAAAGCGAAGCTGTTTTCAGAATATCAACACATTTAATTTATCCCTGGAAAGCAATCTATCATTTCAGACATTTACCCAAAGGATTTTGCGATTGGATATACGATAAAATCGCTCAAAACCGATACGCTTGGTTTGGCAAAAAATCATCCTGTATGATACCCAAACCGGACTGGAAAAATCGTTTCTTATAA
- a CDS encoding 6-phosphofructokinase encodes MKRVLVATGGGDCPGLNAVIRAVVKRAAQEKDWEVIGSIQSFDGILKEPTEIKILDDAAVKGIHYQGGTIIGTTTKGGPFAWPVKNSDGTWGSADRSDEMIRKLQYLGVDAVISIGGDGSQKISQQLFEKGLNIIGVPKTIDNDLMATDFTFGYQTAVQVCTEAVDKLKTTAASHNRIFILEAMGRDAGWIALSAAIAGGAEACLIPEIPYDIQKVKEKLDTRFLKGKGFGIIVIAEGAMPIGGEALAEESVEVGNPNLKLSGAADRLLYELKEAGVEADIRTTVLGHLQRGGIPTAYDRVLATQFGVKAFEMVLEKKFGHMVAYHHPEVVAVPLLDAIGKQNLVNPDSNLVKTAKGVGICFGD; translated from the coding sequence ATGAAAAGAGTATTAGTTGCAACAGGGGGTGGCGATTGCCCAGGATTGAATGCGGTAATTCGTGCAGTAGTTAAACGTGCAGCACAAGAAAAAGATTGGGAAGTAATAGGTAGTATTCAGTCTTTTGATGGAATATTAAAAGAACCTACTGAAATAAAAATATTAGATGATGCAGCTGTAAAAGGGATACATTATCAGGGAGGAACAATCATTGGAACAACAACTAAGGGAGGACCATTCGCTTGGCCGGTAAAAAATTCTGATGGGACCTGGGGATCTGCTGATCGCTCTGATGAGATGATCCGTAAATTGCAATATCTTGGTGTAGATGCGGTAATTAGTATTGGAGGTGATGGTTCACAAAAGATATCTCAACAGCTTTTCGAAAAAGGTTTGAACATTATCGGTGTTCCTAAGACCATTGATAATGACTTGATGGCAACTGATTTTACGTTTGGTTATCAAACAGCAGTTCAGGTTTGTACTGAGGCTGTAGATAAGTTGAAAACCACTGCTGCATCTCACAACCGTATCTTCATTTTGGAAGCAATGGGACGTGATGCAGGATGGATTGCTTTATCTGCTGCCATTGCAGGTGGTGCTGAAGCGTGTTTGATTCCTGAAATTCCTTATGACATTCAGAAAGTGAAGGAAAAATTGGATACACGATTCCTAAAAGGAAAAGGTTTTGGAATTATTGTGATTGCTGAGGGCGCTATGCCTATTGGTGGAGAAGCTTTAGCTGAGGAAAGTGTTGAAGTGGGGAATCCAAATTTGAAACTAAGTGGTGCTGCTGATCGTTTGTTATATGAATTAAAGGAGGCTGGTGTTGAAGCCGATATCAGAACGACTGTTCTAGGTCACTTGCAACGTGGCGGTATTCCTACGGCTTATGACAGAGTTTTGGCAACTCAGTTTGGAGTAAAAGCCTTTGAAATGGTTCTTGAAAAGAAATTTGGACATATGGTGGCTTATCATCATCCGGAAGTTGTTGCTGTTCCATTACTGGATGCGATTGGGAAGCAAAATCTGGTTAATCCAGACTCTAATTTGGTGAAAACGGCCAAAGGAGTTGGTATTTGTTTCGGTGATTAA